AATCCTTGAAAAGGAAAGATACGATCCAAAAACATACTTGGAAGTGGACAAGCAAGGAGCTATTGTAGTTCAATCAAGAGACCTTAGAATATCAATAGCAAGACCTCCTTTCTCAGAAGCCCTTGAAATAACTGCAGTAAGACCTGTAGCTGAAGTTTCACTTGACCAATACCACTTATCAAGTCAATTGATTGAAAGATTGACAAACAGTGCAAGGGGAATATTGATTTCAGGTTCACCTGGAGCAGGTAAAAGTACATTTGCACAGGCAATAGCTAAATTCTATGATGAAGAATTGAATAAGGTAGTGAAAACCATGGAATCTCCAAGAGACTTGCAGGTGGGAGATACAATCACCCAATATGCTCCTCTTGAAGGGGATATGGAGAACACTGCAGACATATTGCTATTAGTCAGACCTGACTTCACCATTTACGATGAGCTTAGAAAGAACCATGACTTCAATATATTTGCAGACATGAGACTTGCAGGTGTAGGAATGATTGGTGTTGTTCACGCTACAAGGCCTATCGATGCAATTCAAAGGATTGCAAGCAGAGTTGATTTAGGTACAATTCCATCAATCGTAGACACTACAATCTATATTGAAGATGGTGAAATATCAGCTATTTATGAAAACAAGCTTACAGTAAAGGTTCCAAGTGGAATGGAAGAAAGAGATCTTGCAAGACCTGTAATTGAAGTAAGGGACTTTGAAACAGGAACATTAGTCAACGAGATTTACACTTATGGTGAACAGACTATCGTAATGGATATTGGAATGGTGGAACAGTCCAAAAAGGCAAAGATGAATCAGGAAAAGACTCCTGTCCAAATGATAGCGGAAAGGGAAATCCTAAGAACCATGAAAAGGATAACTCCAAAGGCAGCCATTGAAGTGAGCATGGAAAGCGATAGGAGAGTAAACATTTACATAACCGAGAAATACATTCCTAAAATCATTGGAAAAGGAGGTAAAAGAATAGCTGAACTTGAAAATGAGATTGGAATAAGCATGAATGTTGAACCTCTTGAAAAGGCACCTGACAGTTTTACAGAAAGACTTTCAAAAAGATCAAAAAAGTCTAAAAAAGATAAGAAAGACAAGCATAAGAAGTCCAAAAAGTCCCAATTGAAAGAGTATAATGACAATATAGATGATTACATTATAGATGAAGGCAAAAAGGATTACAGCAAGGACAATTACTTTGACTTAAGCGAAGATGAAGATGATTTTGAAGAAGGAGAAACCTCTGAATTCTATTATGAAGTTTTTGAACTTTTCCCTGAAGTAAGAAAGGGCCATCTTGTACTTCCTATAGGAAAGAAATTCGTAGGCAGTTCATTTGACATTCTTTTAGAGGACAAATACATATTTACAGCAACTGTAGGCAAAAGAGGCTACGTAAAGCTTAATAAGAACCTTGACTTGACAGATGAAATCATAAATGGTTTGGATAAAGGCTTAAGAGTTGTTGCAAGAGTTAGAGATTAAATAATTATATAATAGAGGAGATATGATGAAAATAGGAGCTTCAATGTTAGCAACAGAAGACAGGACAATAGAAGAAGCTTTAGAATACTTTGACAGCAATAAGTATATTGATTATGTTGAAATAGTCCATGATT
The nucleotide sequence above comes from Methanobrevibacter sp.. Encoded proteins:
- a CDS encoding PINc/VapC family ATPase — encoded protein: MDYDYNSEYNDEVDEIKRIVPDTSAIIEGNVEKIIKEKGLNYPEIIIPEAVIAELEHQANNQRPTGIRGLENVKKLQDLAEIGEISIRITGRRPTKFEKDNAKLGEIDGLIRDVAKDELALLLTSDKIQAKTAEAQGIPTIYYAQEYKGAIDLKIAKFFDDDTMSVHLKENVVPMAKKGKPGHIELVKLADEKFTYKQLEAIAEEILEKERYDPKTYLEVDKQGAIVVQSRDLRISIARPPFSEALEITAVRPVAEVSLDQYHLSSQLIERLTNSARGILISGSPGAGKSTFAQAIAKFYDEELNKVVKTMESPRDLQVGDTITQYAPLEGDMENTADILLLVRPDFTIYDELRKNHDFNIFADMRLAGVGMIGVVHATRPIDAIQRIASRVDLGTIPSIVDTTIYIEDGEISAIYENKLTVKVPSGMEERDLARPVIEVRDFETGTLVNEIYTYGEQTIVMDIGMVEQSKKAKMNQEKTPVQMIAEREILRTMKRITPKAAIEVSMESDRRVNIYITEKYIPKIIGKGGKRIAELENEIGISMNVEPLEKAPDSFTERLSKRSKKSKKDKKDKHKKSKKSQLKEYNDNIDDYIIDEGKKDYSKDNYFDLSEDEDDFEEGETSEFYYEVFELFPEVRKGHLVLPIGKKFVGSSFDILLEDKYIFTATVGKRGYVKLNKNLDLTDEIINGLDKGLRVVARVRD